Proteins encoded together in one Ictidomys tridecemlineatus isolate mIctTri1 chromosome 3, mIctTri1.hap1, whole genome shotgun sequence window:
- the Spata20 gene encoding LOW QUALITY PROTEIN: spermatogenesis-associated protein 20 (The sequence of the model RefSeq protein was modified relative to this genomic sequence to represent the inferred CDS: inserted 3 bases in 3 codons) translates to MGLSLRLPRARLGLTASRRGSSSRDKDRSATVNSSVSMPAGGKGSRPSCPPATPQKAPNRLINEKSPYLLQHAYNPVDWYPWGQEAFDKARKENKPIFLSVGYSTCHWCHMMEEESFQNEEIGRLLSEDFISVKVDREERPDVDKVFMTFVQATSSGGGWPMNVWLTPNLQPFVGGTYFPPEDGLTRVGFRTVLMRIRDQWKQNKNTLLENSQRVTTALLARSEISMGDRQLPPSAATMNTRCFQQLDEGYDEEYGGFAEAPKFPTPVILNFLFSYWLTHRLTQDGSRAQQMALHTLKMMANGGIRDHVGQGFHRYSTDRQWHVPHFEKMLYDQAQLAVAYSQAFQISGDEFYSEVAKGILQYVSRSLSHRSGGFYSAEDADSPPERGSRPKEGAFYVWTVKEIQQLLPDPVQGATEPLTSGQLLMKHYGLTEAGNISPSQDPNGELQGQNVLTVRYSLELTAARFGLDVEAVRTLLTTGLEKLFQARKHRPKPHLDSKMLAAWNGLMVSGFAVTGAVLGIDKLINYATNCAKFLKRHMFDVASGRLKRTCYAGNGGTVEHSNPPCWGFLEDYTFVVRGLLDLYEASQESSWLEWALRLQDTQDRLFWDSRGGGYFCSEAELGSGLPLRLKDDQDGAEPSANSVSAHNLLRLHGFTGHKDWMDKCVCLLTAFSERMRRXPVALPEMVRALSAHQQTLKQIVICGDPQAKDTKALLQCXHSTFVPNKVLILADGDPSSFLSRQLPFLSTLRRLEDRATAYVCENQACSMPITEXCELRKLLHQ, encoded by the exons ATGGGCCTCAGCCTCCGGCTGCCCCGCGCCAGGCTGGGTCTCACCGCGAGCCGCAG GGGTAGCTCCTCCCGGGACAAGGACCGTAGTGCTACGGTCAATAGTTCAGTGTCCATGCCTGCCGGAGGGAAGGGAAGTCGTCCCAGCTGCCCCCCAGCTACACCCCAGAAAGCCCCCAACCGCCTGATCAATGAGAAGTCACCATACCTTCTACAACATGCCTACAATCCTGTGGACTG GTACCCCTGGGGACAGGAAGCCTTTGACAAGGCCAGGAAAGAAAACAAGCCAATCTTCCTCTCAG TGGGGTACTCTACCTGCCACTGGTGCCACATGATGGAGGAGGAGTCCTTCCAGAACGAGGAGATTGGCCGCCTGCTCAGTGAGGACTTCATCAGTGTGAAGGTAGACCGGGAAGAGCGGCCCGACGTGGACAAGGTGTTCATGACGTTTGTGCAG GCCACCAGCAGTGGTGGGGGCTGGCCCATGAATGTGTGGCTGACTCCCAACCTCCAGCCCTTTGTGGGGGGCACCTATTTCCCCCCTGAGGATGGCCTGACCCGAGTTGGCTTCCGCACAGTGTTGATGAGAATACGGGATCAG TGGAAGCAGAATAAGAACACCCTGCTAGAAAACAGCCAGCGTGTTACAACGGCCCTGCTGGCCCGTTCGGAGATCAGCATGGGTGACCGCCAGCTGCCACCCTCTGCTGCCACCATGAATACCCGCTGCTTCCAGCAGCTGGATGAGGGCTATGATGAGGAGTACGGTGGTTTTGCTGAGGCCCCCAAGTTTCCCACACCAG TGATCCTGAACTTCCTGTTCTCCTACTGGCTCACTCACCGTCTAACCCAGGATGGCTCTCGGGCCCAGCAGATGGCCTTGCACACCCTGAAAATGATGGCCAATGGGGGCATCCGGGACCATGTGGGCCAG GGCTTTCACCGCTACTCCACGGACCGCCAGTGGCACGTCCCTCACTTTGAGAAGATGCTGTATGACCAAGCACAGCTCGCAGTGGCCTATTCACAGGCCTTCCAG attTCTGGTGATGAATTCTATTCTGAGGTTGCTAAAGGCATCCTGCAGTATGTGTCCCGGAGTCTGAGCCACCGG TCTGGAGGCTTCTACAGCGCAGAGGATGCAGATTCGCCCCCAGAGCGGGGCTCGCGGCCCAAAGAGGGTGCCTTCTATGTGTGGACGGTGAAAGAGATCCAGCAGCTCCTCCCAGACCCTGTACAGGGTGCCACCGAGCCTCTGACCTCAGGCCAGCTTCTCATGAAACACTATGGACTCACAGAGGCTGGCAATATCAGCCCCAGTCAG GACCCCAATGGGGAGCTGCAGGGCCAGAACGTATTGACTGTTCGGTATTCGCTGGAGCTGACTGCTGCCCGCTTTGGCTTGGATGTGGAAGCCGTGCGGACCTTGCTCACCACCGGGCTGGAGAAGCTCTTCCAGGCCCGGAAACACCGGCCAAAACCACACCTGGACAGCAAGATGCTGGCTGCCTGGAATG GCCTGATGGTGTCTGGCTTCGCTGTGACTGGGGCTGTCTTGGGCATAGACAAGCTGATCAACTATGCCACCAACTGTGCCAAGTTCCTTAAGCGGCACATGTTTGATGTGGCCAGTGGCCGCCTGAAGCGCACCTGCTATGCTGGCAATGGGGGGACCGTGGAgcacag CAACCCGCCCTGCTGGGGCTTCCTGGAGGACTACACCTTCGTGGTACGGGGCCTGCTGGACCTGTATGAAGCCTCACAGGAGAGCTCCTGGCTTGAGTGGGCTCTACGGCTACAGGACACACAAGACAGGCTCTTCTGGGACTCCAGGGGAGGTGGCTACTTCTGCAGCGAGGCTGAGCTGGGGTCTGGCCTGCCCCTGCGTCTGAAAGATG ACCAGGATGGTGCAGAGCCTAGTGCCAACTCTGTGTCGGCTCACAACCTGCTCCGGCTGCACGGTTTCACCGGCCACAAGGACTGGATGGACAAGTGTGTGTGTCTATTGACCGCCTTCTCAGAGCGCATGCGCC GTCCCGTGGCATTGCCTGAGATGGTCCGTGCCCTCTCAGCTCACCAGCAGACTCTCAAGCAG ATTGTGATCTGTGGAGACCCCCAGGCCAAGGACACCAAGGCTCTGCTGCAGT GTCACTCCACCTTTGTGCCTAACAAG GTGCTGATTCTGGCTGATGGGGACCCATCAAGCTTCCTGTCCCGCCAGCTGCCCTTCTTGAGTACCCTGCGACGGCTAGAAGACCGGGCCACTGCATATGTGTGTGAGAATCAAGCCTGCTCAATGCCCATCACTG CCTGTGAATTACGAAAACTGCTACATCAGTGA